In one window of Leptospira sp. GIMC2001 DNA:
- a CDS encoding LEM-3-like GIY-YIG domain-containing protein: MKKFNKKIQEALGYYVYGLIDPFTKRIFYIGKGGKNSRPHEHLKPSKIETDKTLKISEIRKRKKEPIIDIIRYGLESNEIAHQIEAAIIDTIGLENLTNKVRGHGIENGRLSIPEIERLYGSDAIFKKDITEKMMMFFISRTYSTTLNEIEIYDATRQFWFGVAESTRTNNKQGELDYKIALSIFDSVIVRVYSIESWFQAGKTLTTRENKDRKNRFEFIGNKIENHYLLGKKILNDDGKEIKAYQAGYGYIN, from the coding sequence ATGAAAAAATTTAACAAAAAAATTCAAGAGGCACTTGGATACTATGTTTACGGTCTGATTGATCCATTCACAAAGAGAATATTTTACATTGGTAAAGGCGGAAAAAACAGCCGACCACATGAACATTTAAAACCCTCTAAAATTGAAACAGATAAAACATTAAAAATCAGTGAAATTAGAAAACGTAAAAAAGAACCCATCATTGATATTATTAGATACGGATTGGAATCAAATGAAATTGCGCACCAAATTGAAGCAGCAATTATAGATACAATTGGATTAGAAAATTTAACTAACAAGGTTCGCGGACACGGAATAGAAAATGGTAGATTGTCTATTCCGGAAATAGAAAGACTTTATGGTAGTGATGCTATTTTTAAAAAGGATATAACCGAAAAGATGATGATGTTCTTCATTTCTCGAACTTATAGTACAACTTTAAATGAAATTGAAATATACGACGCTACCAGACAATTTTGGTTTGGTGTAGCGGAATCTACAAGAACAAATAATAAACAGGGCGAGTTAGATTACAAAATTGCGCTCTCAATATTTGACAGTGTAATAGTAAGAGTATACTCTATAGAATCTTGGTTTCAAGCTGGAAAAACCCTAACAACAAGGGAAAATAAGGATAGAAAGAATAGATTTGAATTCATTGGCAATAAGATTGAAAATCATTATTTATTAGGTAAAAAAATCTTGAATGATGATGGAAAGGAAATAAAAGCATATCAAGCTGGATATGGTTACATTAATTAA